The nucleotide window TGAAAATCTCTTCACCTTTGATCACCTGCCGGATGGTATGGAAGCCGATGCTACCATCGTCAGTGATGGCGGTATCTATCCTTTCCTGAAGAAATACAGCTTCGGTGTTAATGTCAATTTCTAATCAGCAAAAACAAAGATCATGAACCGTATTCAACATATCGTTTCCATTGCGGTGGTAGCCTTGTTGCTGCACAGCTGCCAGGGCCGGCTGGACCTGCAACCCAAAGACCAGCTGACAGAAAAGACCACGTTTACACAATACGATAATATCAAGGCATATGCCTGGCAGTTTTATGAAGTGTTTCCTGCTTATTCTGCTGCTTATGTCAATAAGGAATATGATAGTGACCTTTTTATGAATGCCAATCCCAGCGGGGAATCCAACTGGATATGGCAACGTATTACTATCCCTTCTGCCGCTGATGATTACAAAGATCCTTATGCAAGGATCAGGGCGGTGAACGTGATGCTGGACAATCTGGACAAGTCACCTATCTCCGCTGCAGATAAAGATCACTGGCGCAGTGTGGGCTATTTCTTTCGGGCATTCAGTTATGCCAACCTGGTGAATAAATACGGAGATGTACAATGGGTGGAAACAGCTTTGTCTGATGGAGATGCAGACCAGTTGTATGGTAAACGGACGCCCCGCGCAGAAGTGACACAGAAAGTACTGGACCAACTGCAATGGGCGGAAGCGCATATTAAGCCGGCAGGTGATGGTCCCAATACCATCAACGTACACGTAGTACGCGCGCTGATTTCCCGCTTCGGCCTGACAGAAGGTGCCTGGCGCAAATACCATAACCTCGGTGATCCGTTGCCCTATCTGCGTGCCAGCGCCGACGCAGCCGCCAAACTGGTAAAGGATTTTCCGCTGCTTAATCCCAACTACGACCTGGACTTCAACAGCGAATCACTGGCAGGTGTACCGGGTATCCTGTTGTATAAACAATATGAACAAACGCAGGTGTCCCACTCGCTTGCATCCCTGGGCAGGAACTCCGCCGGCCGCTGGGATCTCACCAAAAAAGCAGTGGACATGTACCTGATGACAGACGGACAAACACGCTGGACCAGCGCTCTGTTTGCCGGTGATAAATCGCCGTATACAGAGTTTCGTAACCGCGATAAACGTTTATACTTCACCGTGCCTCCGCCGTTTAAGGTACTGGTCAACCATCCCAGTATGAACTGGCAGCCTACTGCCAACCCTGGCGATCAGGAATATTTCCCGGTGATGGCCGCTATCTCCGGACCTAAAAACAAAACCTTGCCCACACTCAACTGGCAGGGGCTGGTAGTACGGCAGGAGCCTCATTTTGCAGACGATAACCAGGGACAGCCTTTTAATGTAACGTATACAGGTTACCGTTTCTATAAGTTCAGCAACAAGATACAGATGATCCAGAACCTGGATGTAAACGATGCGCCTATCTTCCGCATGGGAGAGGTGTTGATCAACTATGCAGAAGCTAAATACGAGCTGGGTGAGTTTGATTAGGCTGTTGCAGATCTTACTGTCAATAAGCTGCGTGCCCGTGGTGGTGTGGCTACGCTGCAAATCGCGGCTATCCCCGACGATCCTACCCGTGATGCCACGGTAACGCCTATACTCTGGGAGATACGCCGTGAACGTGCCATAGAGCTGATGGGTGAATCTTTCCGTTTTGATGATCTGCGCCGCTGGAAAAAAATGGACTATGCCGTGCAGCAGAAACTGGGCCGGTGGATCAAAAAAGGCGTGGACGTGGGTGCCAGCGCACCTATTCCTATTCTGGGCGGAGCTGCTGAAGGTTATATCGCCTACGAGAAAGTACCGCCATCACCTTTTCCGGACTATTATTATCTTTATCCGATTCCATCCAATCAAACAGTGTTGAATCCTAACTTGGTGCAGAATCCGGGATGGAAGTAATTATTTAAAATGAACGTGATGATGAAAAAAATTGTTTTACCGGTTCTGTCGGCTTTATTGCTGACCGCTGCGTCCCTAAGGGCACAGCAACGGCCCAACATCGTATTTATCCTGGCAGATGACCTGGGATATGGTGATCTGGGTGTTTATGGCCAGCAAAAGATCAAGACGCCCAACATCGACCGTATTGCCCGGCAGGGGATGTTGTTCACCCGTTTTTATGCAGGCACTTCTGTTTGTGCACCTTCCCGTTCTTCTCTGCTCACCGGCCAGCACACCGGACATACCTACGTGCGTGGCAATAAGGAAATAAAGCCTGAAGGCCAGGAACCGCTGGCAGATACGGTACAGAGTTATGCTAAAATGTTACAACAGGCAGGTTATGTTACCGGCGCCTTCGGTAAATGGGGGCTGGGCATGGTAGGCACCAGCGGTGCTCCTGATAAAAAAGGATTCGATGTTTTTTATGGCTATAACTGTCAGCGCCAGTCGCATCGTTATTATCCCACTCATCTGTGGAGCAATAACACAAAGATAGATCTGGAAGGCAATGACCTTACACAGAAAAAAGTCTATGCGCCTGAGCTGATACAACAACAAACACTGGCCTTCATAGAAAACAACAAAAACAAACCATTTTTCCTGTTTGTACCGTCTGTTCTGCCACATGCTGAGCTGCAGGGTCCCGACGATCAGTATTACAAACAATATGAAAATGCTTTTGAAGAAAAGCCTTATAAAGGGAATGATTACGGTCCTGGTGCTCTGGTACCCGGTTATGCTTCTGTAGCCAAACCGCATGCTACGTATGCCGCTATGGTGAGCCGTCTTGATGCCTATGTAGGACAGATACTCGACAAACTGGACCAGCTGGGACTCACTCAAAACACCATCGTTATCTTCAGCAGCGACAATGGTGCTCATCGTGAAGGTGGTGCCGATCCGGTGTTCTTCAATAGCTCCGCCGGTTTACGCGGTTTTAAACGGGATCTTTATGAAGGGGGTATCAAAACGCCTTTCATCGTAAAATGGCCCGGCAAAGTAAAAGCAGGTAGCCGCAGCAACTTCATCGGTGCCTTCTGGGACCTGATGCCGACCTTCACTGAAATAGCAAATGCTCCCAAACCTCCTTACACCGATGGTGTGTCTATTGTCCCTGCCCTTACCGGAAAAGGCAAACAGGCACAACATCCTTATCTGTACTGGGAATTCCACGAAGATAACGGCACACAGGCTGTGAGGATGGGTAAATGGAAAGGCATCCGTAAAGAAGTGACGAAAGATCCGCATGCACCCATAGAGCTGTATGATCTCGATAAAGATCCTGCGGAGCAGCATAATATTGCTGCCGCACATCCTGATATCGTGAAGAAAATAGATGGTTATATGTCGGAAGCACATGTGGAGAGCCCGGCCTTCCCCTGGAAACGTTGATGTATTTTGATACAACTGATGCTCCTGATAAGCGAAGATAGAAGCAAGGGCTGACCTTTGAGGGGCAGCCCTTCCAGACTATTTACAAATCTGCGCCTTAAAATAACTTCCTACCTTCGCATGAAAACCGGGTCGAAGAATGATACTTTCGGTGCCCGACGTCACCTGAAGGTTAAAGACTGTAGTAGAATTTGCTTCCATCGTATAACTTACACCAGCAATATGGTTAAGTTGTCTATAGGCATTGATCTCAGCACTTTGGTTACTCTTGATGAGATCAGGTTTATCAATAGTAATCGCTTCCCGGAGAACAGGTCCTTTCAGCATACTATATCTTTCATTAATAACCCTTACATCATCTTCTCTGCTTGCAGTCCCTAAAGGCAGTCCCATATAGGTCAGTTTGGGAGTAGAGAAATATGGGATCGGAGCGGTTGTAACACCATTATTTGCAACCGATCCATAAGCCATAATAGTATGTACGTACTTACCTTGCTTATCCTTTAATTTTGTAAATACATAGCCATGCCCATAGGGAAAAGGATAATTGCTTGAATCCAAAGCCAATTCATGCCTGCAGCCATACAAATGCCCGATTTCATGGGCCATGGTGAATCTTGGAACAAGTAAAAGTGACTTCATTGCGCAAAAGGCCCCATCCCTGTTCACGCCTATTCCCCATCCTATACCTGCATATTGCCCGTCCATGGTAATTAATACGCAAACATCGGCATGATAGAATCTGCGCAGATCTTTAAGCTGGCCGAAAGGGCCCGTGCCGATTCTTGCACCTTCCCGGAAATCATCAAGACTTTTGCTCAAATCATTTGTTTCATTGTAATAAACCTGTATAGCCCTTACAAGTCGTGCGCTGTGATTTATGCCACTGTTTTTATAAGCGAGGTTCATGCTATCTATGCTTGGCTGTATCAAGGATTTAAGCGGATTAGGGTCCGTTACTTTATCCGTATAAGCTACCAATATTCTGGTGTCAGTTGTAAAGCTGGTATCACAGGGTTGTTGTGCATAACTCTTTCCCAGCCATAATAAAAGAATGGACAATATGATTTTCTGCTTCATAGGACTGGTTTTAGTGTTGATTTATTTTTTCTCTAAGTATGGCATTCTCTTTTTCTACTGCTTTAATGCGTTTGTCCTGATCAATTACATACAGTGTGAGTTCTTCGATTTTTTGCAGCAGCAGGGCATTCATATTGCCCAGGTTAATACCCTCTTTCTTTACGGTTTCTTCTGAAGGTATTTCGGGGAGGTGTTTGTTAGTGCTGATAAAATCTTCTACCTCCTGCAGTGTTCTTAAAGAATATTTTTTATCAAAAACAAAATCGGGCCAGGGACCGGATTTAACTTCCACCTCACGGGCACCGATTTTACCTTCTACGGCCAGTTTGTAGTCTCCGGGGTCCTTGGTCCCGATACCAACATTGCCATTCCCCTTTATACGCATTGTTTCAGTGAATGCCGCACTGGAACCATAGCCAAACGCGATGTCACTATTCTTTCCATTGGTATATATCTGCAGCAGATAATTTTGGATTCCCAGGCCAAAGTTGAGGGCTGAATCACCATAAAGTGAAATTTTAGCGCCCACATGGCTGGCAAAACTAAGTGGGGCTCCTGGCTTTTTATTGCCAATACCTATATTACCATTGTTCACGATCGTCATCAGTTCTTTGGATTGAGAAGTATCCAGGAAGTTATCCGTGCTGAACGAAAGGGTTTTACTTGCCATCAGTCTTATCGAACTGTTATCGTATAATTCCATTCCTCCAACAACGCCACTTTTAATGTAATGATCAATCGTTCCGAATTTGATGATTCCGTAGGTAAACCCGGGGCCGGAAGTAAAGAGCAAACCCGGAGTACTGCTACCTGCGATCGTTAATTTTTCGGTGGGAGTGGAAGTACCAATGCCCACATTACCATTCCCTTTAATACGCAGGTTTTCGGTGAAATACTCGCTCGAACCATAACCAAATGCAATATCACTCGTTTTTATATCTGTGTGTACCTGAAGTAATAAAGATTGAACTCCAATGCCGTAGTTGGCGCCGGAATTACCCCAAAAAGAAATTTTATCCCCTGCGGCCCTGGCAAAATTAAGTGGGAAGCCAGGGTCTTTCATACCAATACCGATATTACCATTCCCTCTTATTCGTACCTTCTCGGTGAAATTGTCGCTGGAACCATAGCCGAACGCGAAATCACTTCCGATTTTATCCGTAAATATCTGGAACAACGCAGGTCCGATTCCCAGTCCGAAATGAGTTTTGCCATAGTTCCATAATGAAATCTTATTACCCACTATGGAAGGGAAAGTTATAGGGGCTATAGGAGCGGATGTTCCAATGCCTATGTTCCGGACTTTATAACTGAAATGTTCCTTGGCTTCGGTAAAATAGATATCGTAGGAGCCATCCGGGTTTTTTGGACCCCACTTCCACTCAGGAGCCTGTCCCCAGGCAGTAATGCTTTTAAGTAGAAAAAAACAAATAAACAGGGAAATGTGCTTTATAGCCGATTGTGGCAGCTGTATAGAAGCTGTTGATGCATTTTTTCTCATAGATAGATTTGGTTTATGGGGTGATGAATAGACTATTTGAAGTAT belongs to Chitinophaga sp. HK235 and includes:
- a CDS encoding M12 family metallo-peptidase produces the protein MKQKIILSILLLWLGKSYAQQPCDTSFTTDTRILVAYTDKVTDPNPLKSLIQPSIDSMNLAYKNSGINHSARLVRAIQVYYNETNDLSKSLDDFREGARIGTGPFGQLKDLRRFYHADVCVLITMDGQYAGIGWGIGVNRDGAFCAMKSLLLVPRFTMAHEIGHLYGCRHELALDSSNYPFPYGHGYVFTKLKDKQGKYVHTIMAYGSVANNGVTTAPIPYFSTPKLTYMGLPLGTASREDDVRVINERYSMLKGPVLREAITIDKPDLIKSNQSAEINAYRQLNHIAGVSYTMEANSTTVFNLQVTSGTESIILRPGFHAKVGSYFKAQICK
- a CDS encoding arylsulfatase — its product is MMKKIVLPVLSALLLTAASLRAQQRPNIVFILADDLGYGDLGVYGQQKIKTPNIDRIARQGMLFTRFYAGTSVCAPSRSSLLTGQHTGHTYVRGNKEIKPEGQEPLADTVQSYAKMLQQAGYVTGAFGKWGLGMVGTSGAPDKKGFDVFYGYNCQRQSHRYYPTHLWSNNTKIDLEGNDLTQKKVYAPELIQQQTLAFIENNKNKPFFLFVPSVLPHAELQGPDDQYYKQYENAFEEKPYKGNDYGPGALVPGYASVAKPHATYAAMVSRLDAYVGQILDKLDQLGLTQNTIVIFSSDNGAHREGGADPVFFNSSAGLRGFKRDLYEGGIKTPFIVKWPGKVKAGSRSNFIGAFWDLMPTFTEIANAPKPPYTDGVSIVPALTGKGKQAQHPYLYWEFHEDNGTQAVRMGKWKGIRKEVTKDPHAPIELYDLDKDPAEQHNIAAAHPDIVKKIDGYMSEAHVESPAFPWKR